The Biomphalaria glabrata chromosome 1, xgBioGlab47.1, whole genome shotgun sequence sequence tcctcAAACTTACAATCAATCAGTATCTTGGGGTGTTACACtcgtagcgcagcatggtgtgCATGAATAAAGGCGCGAATtggtgtaatgaatggaagggaTGTAAGAAAGAGAAAGCCGGGAGAAAGTGACAGGGAGAGAGATGAAATGCTGATGTTTACATAAATTGTTATAATATGAAAGTATTGCTAGAATACAACCTGAGAGTGTCTTATTAGtttgaagagtcttgtgtcgtaacgcTGGCACTCCTAAAACTCCCGCGAAATAACTGAATGGaactgttgtgattgttgtgaactccttacaGGGATTATACTTGACACAGAACGTACTAGTAATACTTCTTTCAATAACTCAAGAGACGCCAGagattaattaacaataaaatatataactttaataaaagtaaatcaAGGTATCAGTAGCTGAAGACAACTCATCAAACGTTAACTAACTGAATATGTACATAATTATAAACTGACTTCCATATAACTCGTATCGTACGGCTAAGCTCCACAACTCTGGCctctaacaacaacaataataatactcaaGGGCCGTCACCCCGCTTTACCTAGTCAACCAAtggaataataataaatacaataaataaacatagaaatcCTCACATCTTACAACCAAGGTTCTATAAGGTGTTGTCAACGATGGtctatacaaacacaatcaccacaTTCCCCCCTTACCAAAATAAGCTATTAATATAACTTATTAATAGCGTACAAAGTTATTAGCCTAGATTCCGGTATCAGGTAAAGAATGAGTGCACACACAAAATACACAGATACACTCTACCCTTAATGGCATTGAACTCAAAACCAAattggaaaaagaaaaatgacagaaTCACACAAAAATTACAAGTTGACATCTCTACATTCCCCAATGAACTCTCTTTGTTCACAAATTCAACTAATTTCTTTCACTAACTACACATCATCAGTTGAAACTACTCAAAACTGGTCATTAAGTACTCATGTACTCATGTCAATAGGATTGGTGGCAACCTAAGAGAAAGGGAATTAGCACATtcatttctttacatttaaCCTTATAGTAGAATACATTTAGTTTATAGTTAGGTCGCCTCTAAGTACATTGAACAATTCAACAACTTCAACATCATTCTCGGTATGTTATTTACAGTTCATTCTAAGGTCTCCAGCTATGAAGCTCAATAACGAAAGTCAATGTGTAATGGTCTCTCTATTTCTACACGGTGGGGTCAATTGTTCTGAGGGTGTTATGGCGGTAAGCTGCCCCACCAAAAGACTTGTACTGTCAGACGTCACCTTGTTTCTTCACTGTTTCTGTATTCTCTGATGGTAACGTTGATGTTAACAGTGACAAGTGTAGATACATCTTTCTGTTGGTGGTGTAGGCACTAACCAGAAATACATAGTCGCATACGCTCAGGTTTCAAAACATGTTCTTCCCACACAAAAGGATTAAATGTAGCGGGGTAAATGTTGACAATGCTCTACAATCTGATCAAATGtagttggggggtgggggggggagagaggaaCTGTTAACAATCTGCTCTGTTGCTGTTTTCAACTTTGATGCACATCGTCTTCATCGAGAGTGACTCAAAGTCAGTACGAGAAAGTACTGCCAGTTGTTAAGCAACAATGTCTCTATACACATCGAACTTGTGACTGGTACAGATAGATTCACATTGTCTCATACTGACGCACAATTGTTTCTTTCTGGTCGCTAGATCAAAGGTCACTAAGTAAATATTCTGCCTAACATTTCGATACAGGTATgttcactttgttttgtttttttcattcacaGGAACTGAAAGtagtctccacacacacacacaatcacctACAGTATGATTGTAACTCTCTTTTTGACCTTGACCTTGAGGAAATTTAGTCCAACTATACTAGTAGCTCTACACATGTGTAGCTTCAAAATACATGCACATTCTAGGATCAGGTCAGCCTTCAATTTTGCCACCACTGTCAATCAAAAAATTCATCACACTACTAGAGCGTGCGCTGCCCTTAGAACATAGTTGTAAAACGTTTCTCTCTGTGGTCTCTGTTGGCTGGTGGGCTGCCATAGTATCTGTTGACTGGTGGGCTGCCATAGTATCTGTTGACTGGCGGGTTGCCATAGTATCTGTTGGCTGGTGGGCTGCCATAATATCTATTGCGTCTGTAACACGGTCTACGTCCTTGATAGCCTTGGTATCTTTGAGGCTGGAATTCTCCTCGGTCCTCTGGGTACTGCCGCCTTCCTCCATTGCCATTTTCTCTGTACCATAGATACCATCCACTCGTCCTACAGCTACTTTGGCCAGCAGAATCTCTACTGCCCTTCACATTAGAACCACCTGGACCGGTTACGTTTGCTGTTTCCTTTCGTTTCTCTTCTTCGACGACGTCAAATTCCGTTTTTCCGCCTTCTGTAACACTAGTGGGGTATTTCCTTGGGTTGCTTTTAACTATGGCCGTCTGGTGCACACATAAATCTTCCTTATTTTCGTTACTGCCAACATGATCAAAACTTTCTTGTTCTGGTTTTAGTTTTTGTTGTCTGTCTTCAACTTGTTGTATCGTTTCTAAAGGTATTGTTTGACTACTATTTTCTACGTCTTTAGGATCGTAGCCTTGTCTCATTTGTTGTTGGCGTTGAACTTCAGTCGTCGCTGATTGATCGATGTCATCAGCTTCTTGTGTTGGCTCCCagttaaaaaattgtttccatCTGTCGATCTGAGCCTCACTGGGACACTCTATATTTGGTACATTCCCTATCACCACTTCGAATGGACCATTCTCAACAACTATAGCTTCAACCTTTTTATTGAAATACGGAGAGTTAATGTGTACTATAGCTGTTGGGTAGCTCTTTATTTGCCCTCCGAAACCTTGTACTTTGCATTGTCTCTTAGTGTACTGGTGAGGTCTCACAAGTTTAGCTAAGAGTACACATTTGGTGGCCCCAGTATCGCGCAGGGCGTGGGTATGATAGCCATTTGCTATAGCTGGACATACGTACGGTGAAAGGCTATCCGCCAAGCCTCCAACATGGGCTACAACATCGTCCTTGTAGAATTCTGTTCTCCGGGCATCTCGACAATACTTCGCTATGTGCCCCATTCTCCCACAGTTGTAGCATCTCACTTCACTTCTCTGGGCCGGTGACTGATTTAGTCTATAATCATTTCGTTCTCTTTGTGTATCTCTGTTTTGTGGTGAACTATGTTGTTGTGCTGTTTCTTCCTTTGTAAATCGTGCTGTTGTAGAGACTGCTGCTGCGGCAAATTCGATTTCTTCATTGTTTTCAACCTTTTGTAATATTTCGCCCGGATGTGCCGCTACATAAGTTTGACACAGTTCCATAACGGTCTCCACACTTCTCGGTTTTCTTTCCTGTAGGAAAGCAAACAAATGCTTCCCAGCAGTTGATACGATTTTGTCCACGATGATAAACTGCTTTAGACTCTCGAAGGATTCTTCAATTCCAGACGCTTGAACCCATTTTTCGAACGTTATTTTCACATCAGAAACAAATTGCTTCATGTTGCCGTCTGATGGTGGTTTTAGCTCATGAAACTTCTGTCGGTAGTCGTCCTCGCTGTATTGATAGAAATCaagtaatgttttcttgaggatGGCATAGTTTGCTACCTCGTCATCGCTTAGGACTTGTAGTGCATCGAGGGCCTTTCCTCCGACCAAACTGAGAAGTTGTATGGCCCATTCGTGTTGTGGTTCCTTTTCAAGTTTCATCAGCATTTCAAATCTGTTGATAAATGCATCCATCTTATCCGTGCCTTCCACGAATTTTTGTCTCTTTGTTTGGGGCGTATTTCTTTTCCTCGTGTCTCTATTTTCCTGCTCCTCTACACCCTTTGCTTTACTCTCTTTTTCGATTGCGGCAATTTTGGCCTTCGATTCCTCGTCGTCTCTTTTTATTTTGGCCGCTACTTGGTCCTCTTCTAGTTTCCATTTAAATCTCATCTCTTCTTCCAGCATTGCCATCTTCCGTTCTTCTATTTTcgccttttctttcctttcttcttcttctactttCGCCCTTTATTTCCGTTCTTCCTCTTCTACTTTCGCCTTTTCTTCTTCTACTTTCGCCCTTTGTTTCCGTTCTTCCTCTTCTACTTTCGCCTTTTCTTTCCTCTCTTCCATTCTAGTATCTCTCTCCTCATTCTGTCTTATGATTTTAGCAACCCACTCGTCCAATTCTTCTCTCTGGTAGCCAAGACTCTTCCCCGTTTCATATAGTTTTAGTAGGTCACCGTATACTTTCTCGGCCATTTTATGGACTTAGGTTTGTTCTTATACTTTAGGACAAGCCTTTTAGTCCCTGAGTTAATTGATTTTCTAGCCCTATATTTGAAGTCAGTAGGGCTTACTGCTGACCAGAAGATAATAGATAACAACTATAAGGATGAATTAGTTCACCTGTCAACTTGTTGACACACTTGCTGCTCCACcattgttgtgattgttgtgaactccttacaGGGATTATACTTGACACAGAACGTACTAGTAATACTTCTTTCAATAACTCAAGAGACGCCAGagattaattaacaataaaatatataactttaataaaagtaaatcaAGGTATCAGTAGCTGAAGACAACTCATCAAACGTTAACTAACTGAATATGTACATAATTATAAACTGACTTCCATATAACTCGTATCGTACGGCTAAGCTCCACAACTCTGGCctctaacaacaacaataataatactcaaGGGCCGTCACCCCGCTTTACCTAGTCAACCAAtggaataataataaatacaataaataaacatagaaatcCTCACATCTTACAACCAAGGTTCTATAAGGTGTTGTCAACGATGGtctatacaaacacaatcaccacaGGAACTATTCTTTCACGTCATAATATGCTTGCAGGTTTTTCCTCTGGATCTGAATCAACCTTcgcactaaatggtgagctgagtGAGTTGAAAACTGATTCCAAGCTCTTgaagtcttaaaatttgctttcaaattctaCAATTGAAGAATTctaatatttcaaacatttcactagaaatagtttcactttTCAGCAAAGGATAATGTCGAAACCTTTTTTCACTTGCTTGCTGggaaaaagttttgtttcaaaagatttaacatgcacatacatttcatgtgccaTACCTCCGATGAAAAACAGATAGTCTTCCActctttattagaaatattagtaacaaagtcatagacaatgtccttcaaggaacataacaatttcttccttgagatactatattcttctcaataccttgTTCATGCAAACAGGTGGTACTGAACAtaggaatgttttgtttccaaatcgtCAAGTACATCTTGGAACTGCCTGTGGTTAATACCCTTAGCTAtgataagtttgatcactgAGATATTTGATCCAATAAAATGCATGAGATACAATGCaactttgtgcaaactttcctgtttagagtttatggctGAGATGTTGTtttcttaatttatttaaaaaaaaccaacaactgtTTTTCGCAGTCGAAAGACGAGCTCcattagttgttacacttgctttcttgttccaagccaacccAAGACTTTCAGCACAGTTCTCCAAAGCATTGCATAAATGTCAGTCTAGTCTGAGTTTGAATCTTTGACTgaattttttgaaatattgcaaataagaataatcttcgtttactttaagcTTATTAGAATGACGTGAAGACCCTATTTCTTTCGCCTCTAcatcataagtgataagaataaGAAATTTCAATAAgttatattgatatttaaaatatattttaaatatatttgcattttttatatgtataatctgtAAGCttacctgatttctgtaggtgtgcgcgggccgcataaaacagttcaacgggccgcatgtggcccgcgggctataatttgcccacccctgatctagagtataacaatttattatttatttatttatttgctttGAGCGGGTTAATGATACCTTTTTTTGAAAcccaacaagggaaacaactttttaatttattgcaaAACATTGTTATTGCcctttatttatttctgttacAAGACTACCTTAATTAACTGTGGATTATCATTAAACTtaagctttttttgtttgcttgtgatagtagttttattttttaaaatctcatttacCTACAAAAGACAATGTCGTAAAAGCCGTTTTCTTTTGTATAATTTAGCACGAGACAATGTCCATATTTCCCCactgtcttttttaaaatccaatGACCTAGTTACATGTggtaaaaaacaaagaaagaaaaataaagcgTATGATTCCGAAATACAGTAATCAGTCATTAAATTAGTTTCTGTAagcaattctattttttttaaagttcatttaATTCTGTTTCAATTTGGTTTCCCTCGTAACGTAAAACTTTCAAGAACCTTTATCCACTTCAAATCAATTTCCTATATATTCTAGACACGCATTTCTTTAGAGAGGATGTGAAGTCAATGTAGTATCTTATTCTAGACACGCATTTCTTTAGAGAGGATTTGAAGTCAATGTAGTATCTTATTCTAGACACGCATTTCTTTAGAGAGGATTTGAAGTCAATGTAGTATCTTATTCTAGACACGCATTTCTTTAGAGAGGATTTGAAGTCAATGTAGTATCTTATTCTAGACACGCATTTCTTTGGAGAGGATTTGAAGTCAATGTGGTATCTTATTGTAGACACGCATTTCTTTAGAGAGGATTTGAAGTCAATACAGTATCTTATTCTAGACACGCATTTCTTTAGAGAGGATTTGAAGTCAATGTAGTATCTAATTCTAGACACGCATTTCTTTAGAGACAGTAAGTACATAGCCACTGCACAACAACCCTCACTTCCTATTTCTGCATGAAAATGTTTGTATGACCTCAGTGTGCTCTGGTCACAATGCCATCATTTCTCCCCTGGTACTCACTTTCGTAAGaggttcattttctttttttctaaaaagtgTTGTTAGGAATAAgtgaattattaatttaataattttaattagaggTGTATTCACTAAACTCACCATCATAACTCATTGGAAGATAAATCATTTCTTTGTCTATGAAATGTAATCGGACACaatgacacacaaaaaaatagaaagttgttgttttaaaaagactATTCTCTTTATGAACCTGATAACTTTTTGTAAGAGCAATTACTTtgtttaataattaatgaataatagatttacaaaatcgAACATTATTTCCCCGACCCaatcccagaaaaaaaaattctggttaCGCctgtgtataaatatataaatttagagTATATCAAATTGTAGTTCAGTGATATAGATCCAGAATGAGTCAATTAAAAGACAGCTGTCTTAACAAGAATTCACGAATACTGGATCTAGCTAGATTACGATATAGAAGAATCTAGTTTGGTGATAAAGATCTAgtgtctaaaaaataaaaagaataaaaagacaGTAACCTAGTCTAGACTGTGTGCAAAATGTCCATAAAGGTTCATTTGTTATATAACTGTTTAGCGAATATATGCGTGAAAGTCCACTGACGTGTGTTTAAGATATAGATCTCCAGACCAAATTAAAtgttaagatgattatattctgaaaaattttaataaaaaaaaacagagttttCACTGTGCAGCCGATTAGCTAGTAATCATTTTCCAAAAGATATGCatcaactttcaaatttgtgaaaatcattagagccgttttcgaaatcctTGTCCGCCCAACCTGAATCCATGAAGATTTTTGCAAGTTAATAGaagaaatgtaattaaaaaaaatatttctatgaaTCAAATATCAAAAGAGTCAATATTAGATCTACGTCAAAAACTGTTTATTTGAAAATCGACCTTCTTGAATTATTTACCAGATCGGTaggacacaaaacaaaaaaaaagattggtaggacaaaaaaataaaacagatttGTCATCAGTAGGACATCTCTGACTAAACCAATTGAAACAACGCGACgagaataaagagagagagatgggagcATTGATCTCACTTTCCAGTTCACTAGTGAGTTAAGTGAACCGTATCCTCAAACATGCAGACTATTGTCCACCCTGTGGCAGACTAAAAGCTCCAGTACTAGGTACGTTTAATCTTATTGCCTTCAacatttgttgttattgtttttaaattataggatacatttttaatatatttttttccctaagATTTTCAATGTTCTTGTTTAGCGTTAGGGTATCTTATTTCTGCTGGCTGTGTAGCTAACTATCTTACAGAAGGGTGCAAGTTCAAATCTCTAAATGGCTTTTAAGCAAAGGCCAGTTAAAATTTAGACCAACAACGTAaaagtgatacatttttttattcagttcaaatttatttatgttcaaataatataataaactaaacattcacattttaattgccatagaaaaataaaaacaaaaaaaaaaaattggccagTTTGGATTGAAGACCCAACATTATTAGCGCAATGCTCTAGCAACTTAGTTATTCAGAATCCAGCCATACATGTGCCAATGTTTAGTTTGAaataaatgaatacattttttactttagtttttttttttagttatgtaTTCAAACAAACTTCCACCCTTAAACCATCTTCCTTCAGTGCCGGcgttagataattggaggccctaggcaaagggatggaggcgcggtggccgagcggtaaagcgcttggcttcctaactgGGGACCGGGATttgaatcctggcgaagactgggatttttaatttcgggatcttcgggcgcctctgagtccacctagctctaatgagtacctgacgttagttggagaaaagtaaaggcggttggtcgttgtgctggccacatgacaccctcataaaccgtaggccacaaaaaacagatgacctttacatcatttgccctatagaccacaaggtctgaaaggggaactttaggCAAAGGGAATTTTGTGGTAgcaaatgaaatttaaataaaaacatcgaaaaaataaaataacgcaACTTATTTAAAATCTAGTGAATCAACAATAAAAATGGTCACAAGTCTCACTAGTTCTCTATAGAAATTATTTCGAGTCCTGTGCGAGACCCCcatcaatcggaggccctaggtggCTACCTAGTTGGCCTATgcctaaggcaggccctgcttctttagacaatgaaaaaaaagtgtgagtTATTAGTTGGAAATGAAAAATATGACAGGTCAAAGAGCAAAGTTGAAAAAGTTTAGCcaaaacttttattaaaaaaaaaaaggaaacataaaaaggatataaaaaaatagttcaagAAATATCATTGCGTGAGGAAAttctaaaagt is a genomic window containing:
- the LOC129924312 gene encoding uncharacterized protein LOC129924312; the protein is MAMLEEEMRFKWKLEEDQVAAKIKRDDEESKAKIAAIEKESKAKGVEEQENRDTRKRNTPQTKRQKFVEGTDKMDAFINRFEMLMKLEKEPQHEWAIQLLSLVGGKALDALQVLSDDEVANYAILKKTLLDFYQYSEDDYRQKFHELKPPSDGNMKQFVSDVKITFEKWVQASGIEESFESLKQFIIVDKIVSTAGKHLFAFLQERKPRSVETVMELCQTYVAAHPGEILQKVENNEEIEFAAAAVSTTARFTKEETAQQHSSPQNRDTQRERNDYRLNQSPAQRSEVRCYNCGRMGHIAKYCRDARRTEFYKDDVVAHVGGLADSLSPYVCPAIANGYHTHALRDTGATKCVLLAKLVRPHQYTKRQCKVQGFGGQIKSYPTAIVHINSPYFNKKVEAIVVENGPFEVVIGNVPNIECPSEAQIDRWKQFFNWEPTQEADDIDQSATTEVQRQQQMRQGYDPKDVENSSQTIPLETIQQVEDRQQKLKPEQESFDHVGSNENKEDLCVHQTAIVKSNPRKYPTSVTEGGKTEFDVVEEEKRKETANVTGPGGSNVKGSRDSAGQSSCRTSGWYLWYRENGNGGRRQYPEDRGEFQPQRYQGYQGRRPCYRRNRYYGSPPANRYYGNPPVNRYYGSPPVNRYYGSPPANRDHREKRFTTMF